The Hypanus sabinus isolate sHypSab1 chromosome 31, sHypSab1.hap1, whole genome shotgun sequence genome window below encodes:
- the gpha2 gene encoding glycoprotein hormone alpha-2 gives MAVMSGIQLFFLTGLIVGSFAQSPEPAAGCQLYPFNVTIRSDGPSSCRGRHVSHACVGYCESSAFPSKFSVLRASGFRHITTSVSQCCTIGRLEKVRVSLSCGERTEELEIFTARSCRCDMCRQSRY, from the exons ATGGCCGTGATGTCCGGAATTCAGCTTTTCTTCCTCACTGGACTCATTGTCGGTTCCTTCGCCCAGAGCCCGGAGCCCGCAGCCGGCTGTCAGCTCTACC CGTTTAACGTGACCATCCGGAGCGACGGGCCGAGCAGCTGCCGTGGGAGACATGTCAGCCACGCGTGTGTGGGTTACTGCGAGTCCAGCGCCTTCCCCTCCAAGTTCTCGGTGCTCCGGGCTAGCGGTTTCAGGCACATCACCACCTCGGTCTCTCAGTGCTGTACTATCGGCAGGCTGGAGAAG GTGCGGGTGAGCCTGTCCTGCGGCGAGAGGACGGAGGAGCTGGAGATCTTCACGGCCCGGAGCTGCCGCTGTGACATGTGCCGACAGTCGCGGTACTGA